One window of Chryseobacterium indologenes genomic DNA carries:
- a CDS encoding FkbM family methyltransferase: MSLYQKIAEKLQYISPNFYKKRYFKTLNNLNKNNFSERNVEPELVWIKEYLPKNAVILDIGANVGTFLYQLENSLNHDNIYGFEPNKKLCRRLKRLFPAMHVFPLALSDENSIAEFKVPIINGKTVASRGTLNTSYKEKGEEKSYTEKVKVIKLDEWAALEHFKRLDFIKIDVEGNEIKTLSGARETIRQFKPTLMVEMEQRHHQTPIWNEISEVMSWGYEAKYLNRNSFTLENLTEDIITQNTNDEKNKTQYINNIIFIPKNI, translated from the coding sequence ATGTCTTTATACCAAAAAATCGCAGAGAAACTACAATATATAAGTCCGAATTTCTACAAAAAAAGATATTTTAAAACGTTAAATAATCTTAATAAAAATAATTTTTCGGAACGCAATGTAGAACCGGAGCTGGTATGGATCAAAGAATACCTTCCTAAAAATGCTGTTATATTGGACATTGGTGCGAATGTAGGAACTTTCCTGTACCAACTGGAAAACTCCTTAAACCATGATAATATTTATGGTTTTGAACCTAATAAAAAGCTTTGCAGACGACTGAAAAGGCTGTTTCCAGCCATGCACGTCTTTCCTCTGGCTCTTTCTGATGAAAACAGTATTGCCGAGTTCAAGGTACCCATTATTAACGGAAAAACAGTTGCTTCCCGCGGTACTTTAAACACTTCTTACAAAGAAAAAGGAGAAGAAAAAAGCTATACGGAAAAAGTAAAAGTAATCAAACTGGATGAATGGGCTGCACTGGAACATTTCAAAAGGCTTGATTTCATCAAAATAGACGTTGAAGGAAACGAAATAAAAACCCTTTCCGGAGCGAGAGAAACCATCCGTCAGTTCAAACCAACTTTGATGGTTGAAATGGAACAGAGACACCACCAGACTCCGATATGGAATGAAATATCTGAAGTGATGAGCTGGGGATATGAAGCAAAATATCTGAACAGAAACAGCTTTACCCTGGAAAATCTTACAGAGGATATCATAACACAAAATACAAACGACGAAAAAAATAAAACCCAGTACATCAACAATATTATTTTTATACCTAAAAACATTTAA
- a CDS encoding DUF2461 domain-containing protein, translating to MSASISSKTFDFLNKLNKNNNREWFNENKKLYTESQQNVVSFLDELIKEMSGFDEELAKIDSKKALFRIYRDTRFSKDKSPYKTNFGASLGMGKGNQKGGYYLHMEPGKSFLAGGIYMPESSVLKEVRKEISLYGGDFLKILNNKDFKKHFPELDQDDKLKKIPQGFEKEDPMGEYLKLKNFIVVYSLKDEEVLDKNAVKNMTKVFKLMKPFNDFLNTPFL from the coding sequence ATGTCTGCAAGCATTTCTTCCAAAACATTTGATTTTTTAAACAAATTAAATAAAAACAATAACCGCGAATGGTTTAACGAAAATAAAAAACTGTACACTGAATCTCAGCAAAATGTTGTTTCATTTCTTGATGAACTGATTAAAGAGATGTCTGGTTTTGATGAAGAACTTGCTAAAATTGACAGTAAAAAGGCCCTGTTCAGAATTTACAGAGACACGAGGTTTTCAAAAGATAAATCACCTTATAAAACCAATTTCGGAGCCTCTCTGGGAATGGGAAAAGGCAATCAGAAAGGAGGTTACTATCTTCATATGGAACCGGGAAAATCCTTTTTAGCCGGAGGTATTTACATGCCTGAATCTTCAGTTCTGAAAGAAGTACGTAAAGAAATATCGTTATATGGTGGTGATTTCCTTAAAATTCTCAATAATAAGGATTTTAAAAAGCACTTCCCGGAACTTGACCAGGACGACAAACTGAAAAAAATCCCGCAAGGTTTCGAAAAAGAAGATCCTATGGGAGAATACCTGAAACTTAAAAACTTTATTGTAGTATATTCTTTAAAAGACGAGGAGGTACTGGATAAAAATGCAGTGAAAAATATGACTAAAGTTTTCAAGCTGATGAAGCCATTCAATGATTTCCTGAACACTCCTTTTCTTTAA
- a CDS encoding DEAD/DEAH box helicase — protein sequence MNLFTETNLSPDILKAIGELGYESPTEIQKQTIPFILSDIRDLIALAQTGTGKTAAFSLPILDMIDDTSRKIQLLVLCPTRELCLQISKDIKNYSKYMKDIKTTAVYGGSSIVDQMRSLKDKPQIIVGTPGRVIDLINRKALDFSAIHWLVLDEADEMLSMGFKDELETILSETPETKQTFLFSATMNKEVERISKNYLTKPHRISVGSINEVKKNITHEYYVVGYRQKKEALKRLIDANPNQYSIIFCRTRMETQEVADFLMQNGYAADALHGDLSQAQRDTVMKKFRLKNIDILVATDVAARGLDVNSLTHVIHFSLPDDPEVFVHRSGRTGRAGKDGISMALIKPEESRKLKQIKSATKIEINEKFIPTGDDIIKAQVGGVFEKLLTEHEDLFEFDDSLIPDLSKFTKEELVHQLLQFQLKDLALYYKDKHDLVEQKLSSRDDDYSRRDRGRDRDRDRGRDRDSRDRDRGRDRDRGGKPRRRDESMVRFFFNLGKKDHLKKLDVLDIINKATGDGKSKKRAEIGDIEILEKFSFFEVEKSFKDNVLSNIQSMKFKGKDMRAEVAN from the coding sequence ATGAATTTATTTACGGAAACCAATTTAAGTCCTGATATCCTTAAGGCAATTGGCGAACTGGGCTACGAAAGCCCAACAGAAATCCAAAAACAGACTATCCCTTTTATTCTTTCAGATATTCGCGACTTGATCGCACTTGCGCAAACAGGGACAGGCAAGACAGCAGCGTTTTCGCTTCCGATTTTGGATATGATTGACGATACGAGTCGCAAAATCCAATTATTGGTGCTTTGTCCGACACGGGAATTATGTCTTCAGATTTCGAAGGACATAAAGAATTACTCTAAGTACATGAAAGACATCAAAACTACTGCAGTTTATGGTGGAAGTAGTATTGTAGATCAGATGAGATCTTTGAAGGATAAACCACAGATTATCGTGGGAACTCCGGGAAGAGTAATTGATCTTATCAACAGAAAAGCACTTGACTTTTCTGCGATTCATTGGTTGGTATTAGACGAAGCCGATGAAATGCTTTCTATGGGATTCAAAGACGAATTGGAAACCATTCTAAGCGAAACTCCGGAAACTAAGCAAACTTTCTTATTCTCTGCAACGATGAATAAAGAGGTGGAAAGAATTTCCAAAAATTACCTTACAAAACCACACCGTATTTCAGTAGGTTCTATCAACGAAGTGAAGAAGAACATTACGCATGAATACTATGTAGTAGGGTACCGTCAGAAAAAAGAAGCATTGAAGAGATTAATTGATGCTAACCCTAATCAGTACTCCATTATCTTCTGTAGAACGAGAATGGAAACTCAGGAGGTAGCAGATTTCCTGATGCAGAACGGGTATGCAGCTGATGCTCTTCATGGTGATCTTTCTCAGGCGCAGAGAGATACGGTAATGAAGAAATTCAGATTGAAAAACATTGATATTCTTGTAGCAACAGACGTTGCAGCAAGAGGATTGGATGTAAACTCTCTTACACACGTTATTCACTTCTCTTTACCGGATGATCCTGAAGTATTCGTTCACAGAAGCGGAAGAACAGGTAGAGCTGGAAAAGACGGTATTTCTATGGCCTTAATAAAGCCTGAAGAAAGCAGAAAACTGAAGCAGATCAAATCTGCAACAAAAATTGAAATTAACGAAAAATTCATTCCAACGGGTGATGATATTATCAAAGCTCAGGTAGGAGGTGTATTCGAAAAATTATTGACGGAGCACGAGGATCTTTTCGAATTTGATGATAGCTTAATCCCGGATCTAAGCAAATTTACAAAAGAAGAATTGGTGCACCAGCTGTTACAGTTCCAATTGAAGGATCTTGCTTTATATTACAAAGATAAACACGATCTTGTTGAGCAGAAATTAAGCAGCAGAGATGATGATTACTCAAGAAGAGACCGTGGACGTGATAGAGACAGAGACCGCGGACGTGACAGAGACAGCAGAGACAGAGATCGCGGAAGAGACAGAGATCGTGGTGGAAAGCCAAGAAGAAGAGATGAGAGTATGGTAAGATTCTTCTTTAATCTTGGAAAAAAAGACCACTTGAAGAAGCTTGATGTTTTAGATATTATCAATAAGGCTACTGGTGATGGAAAATCCAAAAAAAGAGCTGAAATCGGAGATATCGAAATCTTAGAGAAATTCTCTTTCTTCGAAGTTGAAAAATCGTTTAAAGACAACGTCTTGAGCAATATTCAATCTATGAAGTTCAAAGGAAAAGATATGAGAGCTGAAGTAGCAAACTAA